One Dictyostelium discoideum AX4 chromosome 3 chromosome, whole genome shotgun sequence genomic region harbors:
- the gtaY gene encoding GATA zinc finger domain-containing protein 25 codes for MNFDNKNKNDNYQESIQRIVNQRNNLLKEIENKINQQFGNGNYETLIKSIELIYEIEEKIKRIKELNSLQCDLLEYINPTNSMVPTSPFSSPNFPNSNIEIIDQKQHHQQKLQQQQQQQQQQQQQQQQQQQQQQQQQQQQKQQQKQQQQQLQQSHTKQSPKKQGHNSKQQFLTSLEKHKDQKEENEENEENEENEENEENEENKEKDVEVAKSNKPKRGRPSKPKPEYCFRYGTRSCPYWRKNVIKGELVDVCNACGLHLMKKEKKDLMEKQKNSIKNLLNNDEIITNYDDLGFVLYN; via the exons atgaattttgataataaaaataaaaatgataattatcaagaatcaattcaaagaatagtaaatcaaagaaataatcttttaaaagag atagaaaataaaatcaatcaaCAATTTGGAAATGGTAACTATGAaacattaataaaatcaattgaactAATCTATGAAATTGAagagaaaattaaaagaattaaagaattaaatagtCTTCAATGTGACCTATTAGAATATATAAACCCAACTAATTCAATGGTACCAACTTCACCATTCTCTTCTCCTAATTTTCCTAATtctaatattgaaattattgatcaaaaacaacatcatcaacaaaaattacaacaacaacaacaacaacaacaacaacaacaacaacaacaacaacaacaacaacaacaacaacaacaacaacaacaacaacaaaaacaacaacaaaaacaacagcaacaacaactacaacaatcTCATACCAAACAATCACCTAAAAAACAAGGTCACAATtcaaaacaacaatttttaaCATCATTGGAAAAACATAAAGatcaaaaagaagaaaatgaagaaaatgaagaaaatgaagaaaatgaagaaaatgaagaaaatgaagaaaataagGAAAAAGATGTAGAAGTtgcaaaatcaaataaaccaaaaagAGGTAGAccatcaaaaccaaaaccagaATATTGCTTTCGTTATGGAACAAGATCTTGTCCATATTGGAGaaaaaatgtaattaaaGGTGAGCTCGTTGATGTTTGTAATGCATGTGGTTtacatttaatgaaaaaagaaaaaaaagacttGATggagaaacaaaaaaacagcattaaaaatttattaaacaatgatgaaattataacAAACTATGATGACCTAGGTTTtgtattatataattaa
- a CDS encoding Arf guanyl-nucleotide exchange factor (pleckstrin homology (PH) domain-containing protein), producing the protein METNNQSSSTNTILLEENENNNQNNLNINLNTGSSNNSSMKNSNSIHDILIENNRIAKDTIIVNSNILNSGERNNEGQLNLNSNTNKSFDNPNNIKNLEEESDNIEKNNSKNNINSQDNINNNSNSNNNNNNNNNNNNNNNNNNNNNNDNINDDSNNNILSIGKEKTQQYNPLTRGSSYLLDNNSIASSSNSFSPTGLVQVPFTPETVTIKRPIMLSTNLEQKQSFYNTETEDGEDKNDNNNNNNNNNNNNNNNNNNNNNNNNNNNNNNNNNNNNNNNNNNNKNKKNDNSNNNNKTKNGTNIDDPSNFSPKLTSKIGRHTKKPSVFPCIIVVLFEIIFGLGTLYPLVIGIIRHHVTLLICGCFGSLFLVFSIIGFISLLKIRPVLLKIFYYWKYFSLGLIILVTVAIGLLSYYKDPLVVSNWWASLILCVGIAILFIIWTVTCILWIKPLIKEIRSVESVVLKELVDEENIKDTSSDIDIDTLDKLTIKPQYGIIQPEEPLRIAMRKFNKNPETGIQFIQENNLLSQTPYRDIVTFLYNVDGLNKVKVGDYLGENNPININILQQFVDQYNFQSKKFDESLREFLSKFRLPGEAQKIDRIMESFARKYHRDNPGTFPDSDTAYLLAFSLILLNTDAHNPAIKNKMTKRSFVQNNTGFKGKKDLPIEYLESLYDRIINCELKMDSDSLFSNALIKGWLNKMTSNEKTWQRRWFVLKNNCLYYFKNEKDEDHPKVIIPLEGLKVTLLSDLIFEIEDTTVGTIKSVKLMPTGPVEGQHSKYLLKAPTIEEANKWVDSIRNNVLGSPVLQLIKKKKKILNRPSGGARRKSISNENSHHHHHSRGSGGGGSSSNKYHASSSSATSPINVQQPNPQKGSIDSPVVPIGRENDVDSSVNGSLKSDDYLTTATTSETDIYGGSQSSI; encoded by the exons atggaaaccAATAACCAAAGTTCTTCAACCAACACAATTCTActtgaagaaaatgaaaataataatcaaaataatttaaatataaatttgaatactggtagtagtaataatagtagtatgaaaaatagtaatagtattcATGACATTCTAATAGAAAATAATCGTATTGCAAAAGacactattattgttaatagCAATATATTAAACAGCGGTGAAAGAAATAATGAAggacaattaaatttaaattctaatactaataaaagttttgataatccaaataatataaaaaatttagaagaagaaagtgataatattgaaaaaaataatagtaaaaataatattaatagtcaagacaatattaataataatagtaatagtaataataataataataataataataataataataataataataataataataataataataataatgataatattaatgatgatagtaataacaatattttatcaatagGAAAAGAGAAAACACAACAATATAATCCATTAACAAGAGGTAGTAGTTATTTATTAGATAATAATTCGAtagcatcatcatcaaatagtTTTAGTCCAACGGGATTAGTTCAAGTACCTTTTACACCTGAAACAGTAACAATAAAAAGACCAATAATGCTTTCGACAAATTTagaacaaaaacaatcatTTTACAATACAGAGACTGAAGATGGTGAAGATAagaatgataataataataataataataataataataataataataataataataataataataataataataataataataataataataataataataataataataataataataataataataataataataataagaataaaaagaatgataatagtaataataataataaaacaaaaaatggAACAAATATTGATGATCCATCAAATTTTTCACCAAAATTAACATCAAAAATTGGAAGACATACAAAAAAGCCATCAGTATTTCCTTGTATAATCgttgttttatttgaaataatttttggaTTAGGTACATTATATCCATTGGTAATTGGTATCATTAGACATCATGTAACTTTGTTAATTTGTGGTTGTTTTGgttctttatttttagttttttcaataattggttttatttctttattaaaaattagacctgtacttttaaaaata ttttattattggaaatatttttcattaggattaattattttagttaCAGTTGCAATTGGACTATTATCATACTATAAAGATCCATTAGTAGTTTCAAATTGGTGGGCAAGTTTAATTCTATGTGTTGGAAttgcaattttatttattatatggact gtaaccTGTATATTATGGATTAAACCTcttataaaagaaattagatcAGTAGAGTCAGTggttttaaaagaattagtAGATGAAGAGAATATAAAAGATACATCAAGTGATATAGATATTGATACTTTGGATAAATTAACTATTAAACCACAATATGGAATAATTCAACCTGAAGAACCATTAAGAATTGCTATGAGAAAGTTTAATAAGAACCCTGAAact ggtattcaatttattcaagaaaataatttattatcacaaACTCCATATAGAGATATTGTaacatttttatataatgttgatggtttaaataaagttaaagTTGGTGATTATTTAGGTGAAAA taacccaattaatattaatattttacaaCAATTTGTTGATCAATATAATTTCCAATCGAAAAAATTTGATGAATCATTAAGAGAATTTTTATCTAAATTTAGATTACCAGGAGAAGCACAAAAAATTGATAGAATTATGGAATCATTTGCAAGAAAATATCATAGAGATAATCCGGGTACATTTCCAGATTCAGATACAGCATATTTATTGGCATTTTCATTAATCTTATTAAATACCGATGCTCATAATCCAGcgataaagaataaaatgaCAAAGAGATCATTTGTACAAAATAATACTGGTTTCAAGGGTAAAAAAGATTTaccaattgaatatttagAGAGTTTATACGATAGAATAATTAATTGTGAATTAAAGATGGATAGTGATTCCTTATTTTCAAATGCTTTAATTAAAGGTTGGTTAAATAAAATGacttcaaatgaaaaaacttGGCAAAGAAGATGGTtcgttttaaaaaataattgtttatattattttaaaaatgaaaaagat gaGGACCATCCAAAAGTAATTATACCATTAGAAGGTTTAAAAGTTACATTATTATcagatttaatatttgaaattgaagataCAACAGTTGGAACTATTAAATCTGTTAAATTAATGCCAACTGGTCCAGTTGAAGGTCAACAttctaaatatttattgaaaGCTCCAACTATTGAAGAGGCAAATAAATGGGTAGATTCAATTAGAAATAATGTTTTAGGTAGCCCAgtattacaattaataaagaaaaagaaaaaaattttaaatagacCATCAGGTGGCGCTCGTAGAAAGAgtatttcaaatgaaaatagtcatcaccatcatcatagCCGTggaagtggtggtggtggtagtagtagtaataaataTCATgcaagtagtagtagtgcTACTTCTCCAATTAATGTACAACAACCTAATCCTCAAAAAGGTTCAATAGATTCACCTGTAGTTCCAATAGGTAGAGAGAATGATGTTGATTCATCAGTAAATGGAAGTTTAAAAAGTGATGATTATTTAACAACTGCAACAACATCTGAAACTGATATCTATGGTGGCAGTCAAAGTTCGATTTAA
- the mpp10 gene encoding U3 small nucleolar ribonucleoprotein, which yields MVQISKKKIITNNNKNNKNNNKNNNKNEAKSKVITIQEDKSDKGVLNKVDNFMNGVYDTPEVFVGSTDKIKNSMTDIMSNLYELAKKNESTITETDALDSLVTKGFDGEQIWAQLQLYNDPILQELESKVNDLTTNSNDLNIIKQKKQQIDDEDDEDDENEDDFDDFEDEDDDEDDDFNLEHDDYQESDLEDELSPQEDSLGDSDIESEELEEEEEEEEKKSNKKNNKKVVTTNVNDKDDKKKIKGKNFFGDVDENVDFFDAKEMEKFLDDEDDNEYQRREDQENDDDDDDVELGDSDEDDGGLDLPEAEMDDEEKHLDSLLDKYMEENAEELELERLASKSKSKSKSSTTKKSKSIDPSNMKFNDFFSDPNEKGEDDDDNEFPIDYEDEEGDDDYEDEDDDDENLDKEEEDEDEEDEEENKEEIKEDKEEATLPPEELSTFQKRAQKIQQRIKELEAQNLKKKDWTLVGESSARDRPSDSLLGEVLDYDHTQRATPTITEETNKTIDDMIKKRILEKNFDDVIRKTEKEFKDNYKKKIELSDEKNTEGLGDVYEKSYMKQVLGVEETDELKQKHIKIYELFNKLCYKLDSLSNFQFTPKRIKDRELNITTANALTIEEKIPIATSSATMIAPEEVYFKKNADEKGESELTKEERVKNRKKVKQQWRDEKDEKEAEIRHKKKVDPSFAKKTTVAADMAHLKQASNVTIFDSKKSDVHSGDFRSGKTFATIQQKEENKRKGIDDPNSLKSKKKAKLDSIKGSDFKL from the exons atggtacaaatatcaaagaaaaagataataaccaataataataaaaataataaaaataataataaaaataataataaaaatgaagcAAAATCCAAAGTTATAACTATTCAAGAAGATAAAAGTGATAAAGGtgtattaaataaagttGATAATTTTATGAATGGAGTTTATGATACACCAGAAGTATTTGTAGGATCAACcgataaaataaagaattcaATGACAGATATTATGTCAAATCTATATGAATTAGcaaaaaagaatgaatcaacaattacaGAAACCGATGCATTAGATTCTTTAGTAACCAAAGGATTCGATGGTGAACAAATTTGGGCACAACTTCAATTATATAATGATCCAATACTTCAAGAATTGGAATCAAAAGTAAATGAtttaacaacaaattcaaatgatttaaatataattaaacaaaaaaaacaacaaatagacgatgaagatgatgaagatgatgaaaatgaagatgatttCGATGActttgaagatgaagatgatgatgaagatgatgattttaatttagaaCATGATGATTACCAAGAAAGTGATTTAGAGGATGAATTATCACCACAAGAAGATAGTTTAGGTGATTCTGATATTGAAAGTGAAGAATTagaggaagaggaagaagaagaagaaaagaaatcaaataaaaaaaataacaaaaaagtAGTTACTACCAATGTAAATGATAAAGatgataaaaagaaaattaaaggtaaaaacttttttggtgatgttgatgaaaATGTTGACTTTTTCGATGCAAAAGAGATGGAAAAGTTtttagatgatgaagatgataatgaatatCAAAGAAGAGAAGATCAAGagaatgatgatgacgatgacgaTGTCGAATTGGGTGATtctgatgaagatgatggtgGTTTAGATTTACCAGAAGCTGAAATggatgatgaagaaaaacATTTAGATTCACTTTTAGATAAATATATGGAAGAGAATGCCGAAGAATTAGAATTAGAAAGATTAgcttcaaaatcaaaatcaaaatcaaaatcttcaacaactaaaaaatcaaaatcaattgacCCATCAAATatgaaatttaatgatttcttttctGATCCAAATGAAAAAGGTGAAGATGACGATGATAATGAATTCCCAATTGattatgaagatgaagaaggtgatgatgattatgaagatgaagatgatgatgatgaaaatttagataaagaagaagaagatgaagatgaagaagatgaagaagaaaataaagaagaaattaaagaagatAAAGAAGAAGCAACATTACCACCAGAAGAATTATCAACTTTCCAAAAGAGAGCAcaaaaaattcaacaaagAATTAAAGAACTTGAAGCTCAAAATcttaaaaagaaagattgGACTTTAGTTGGTGAATCTTCTGCCAGAGATCGTCCATCAGATTCATTATTAGGTGAAGTTTTAGATTATGATCATACACAAAGA gcAACACCAACTATTACAGaagaaacaaataaaacaattgatgATATGATTAAAAAGAGAATTTTAGAAAAGAATTTTGATGATGTAATTAGAAAAActgaaaaagaatttaaagataactataaaaagaaaatagaaTTAAGTGATGAAAAAAATACTGAAGGTTTAGGTGATGTTTATGAAAAAAGT TATATGAAACAAGTTTTAGGAGTTGAAGAAACAGatgaattaaaacaaaaacatattaaaatttatgaattatttaataaattatgtTATAAATTagattcattatcaaatttccAATTTACACCAAAGAGAATTAAAGATAGAGAATTAAATATAACAACAGCAAATGCATTAACAATTGAAGAGAAGATACCAATTGCAACATCATCAGCTACAATGATTGCACCAGAGGAAGTTTATTTCAAGAAGAATGCCGATGAAAAAGGTGAAAGTGAATTAACTAAAGAAGAACGTGTTAAGAATAGAAAGAAAGTTAAACAACAATGGAGAGATGAAAAAGATGAGAAAGAAGCTGAAATTAGACATAAAAAGAAGGTTGACCCATCATTTGCTAAAAAGACCACTGTTGCCGCTGATATGGCTCATCTTAAACAAGCTAGTAATGTTACAATCTTTGATTCAAAGAAATCCGATGTTCATTCTGGTGACTTTAGATCTGGTAAAACTTTTGCAACCATTcaacaaaaagaagaaaataaaagaaaaggtATTGATGATCCAAATTCtctaaaatcaaaaaagaaagcAAAATTGGATAGTATTAAAGGTAGTGATTTcaaactttaa
- a CDS encoding RmlC-like cupin family protein, protein MKEEETIEISEKEKDKERNDNQDTLTISWIEDWRNEETATKNENNKNNNSDGDSDDDDYYDDDEEIKNSRYNLFLEKILTLESNSNLKNILSLNINFKKDNKKSKETDTAATTTTTTTTTTTTTTTTTPTATANKKYIRTNNLLNNNNSSSSSSSNNNNNNNNNNNNNNNNNNNNNNNNNNNNNNNNNNNNNNNNNNNNNNNGENITYITSPLSNESLESTEECCFFLVHLPITKDLIFNQFTCLLIHLFQIEYNNTIIINNATSSSSVNSLNRSYNNSNNNNNNNYNSYNNRGNNYNNNNQQQQQQQNPNLKIRDLEGYQDCSHLKKLCLTIHDYLTQLLQRNPLIWYDSIINWSLSTLTIITRLLIILKNNKSQQQQQQQQQQQQQQQQQQQQQQQTKNKTQFPPPPPPPLRQPITPISAMVRERLDFYSFRSLLSLVLHLTRIFSIETFIEKSNVTQFLDITSKSSSSSSSSSSSSSSSSSSSSSSSSSSSSSKTIKPKKLPIYELGWILCHLGKKNPSLILGLTFNHYLKNIGLNSNNNNNKVNSKSQYIQDINCFQILEFLALQPSSYLSIIFQQHIDKIISNHKSNKNKNNTQFLKDIKTFLMLITKDDVFLSIGLPIILDKLSPFGINQFDNNNNNNNNNNNNNNNNNNNNNNNNNNNNNNNNNNNNNNNNNNKNNNNNSIKEDNSSEKDIESIKEILEKVLLGNSQVISFYSKRILLVLYHCCFGDSNDITFSSYSTSTLLQIKNQTRYNVSIKLLTSIVKDRLEKQLINKLYSPILNNNNNNNNNNNNNNNNNNNNNNNNNNNNNNNNNQQQQQQSQEIENSTFINNLNQDENITFYLNQIQCNNNNNNNNNNNNNNNNKLIKEKNNIIIKLISLIGMDSIYSSLIILNHIISKLKSNQFIQYFYTLVEQFQAVNSNTIEFFINDLFKSIDSFSHDDLITLLNNLLELVKITPPPSSSSPSNLSIYNETLKCISSNWVVLLKLIKHPNLIESNKMMSIEILYHSFNNRYNNNNNNSQSIQQLEISNNNNNIKKKEIYPSTLLSDKEMLEIRVLLEKILNLIFKSFKEKNSFERLKKFEIYKNLYLLICNGSSVYFSSTIDLILDSLFSKKTDMIIKLPILCALSPANTLPPPNYPANLVNAGSGSGNFGNGDDDDDEYGDDEYGANRNEKEELYFKQIINPSLPLSQPLIMLPMQSSLLEINYERKYYHYKFNDMNNPNHIPFTNKPKNLKKRIENNQSSAIDTTNNNNKNNEILTYKKQRMKKKKQSIQQNGNINNEQQQEEDDNDDADDQNEQDDYEKYNILNNENDLQSFIKSLVLYDGGGGSGFNNHGDINDRLQILTNQFLLRVSSPYLEPSYENYQEILPKQSHYERDIFIRNLFQQNPFLYRVLEIISIDGRELTKCLEVIKSLLVNEISYWYQCRNSYSESPIKSSHYHTTILLVKALINAEFIIHPLNLSLELFDKIKAEEISYILTSIWNFIKDYQPNPSQYQSSSSSSSSSSPPSNNTIIPTFKRVFSNCNTTPYSLTLKAIFHNHIKELCFHYARFFPKKYY, encoded by the exons atgaaagaGGAAGAAACTATTGAAATAtcagaaaaagaaaaagataaagaaagaaATGATAATCAAGACACATTAACAATATCATGGATTGAAGATTGGAGAAATGAAGAAACAGCCACCAAAAAtgaaaacaacaaaaacaacaatagtgatggtgatagtgatgatgatgattattatgatgatgatgaagaaattaaaaactcaagatataatttatttttagagaaAATTTTAACATTAGAGTCaaatagtaatttaaaaaatatattaagtttgaatattaatttcaaaaaagataataaaaaatcaaaagaaactGATACTGCggccaccaccacaacaacaacaaccacaaccaccaccaccaccacaacaaccacaccgacagcaacagcaaataaaaaatatataagaactaataatcttttaaataataacaatagtagtagcagtagtagtagtaataataataataataataataataataataataataataataataataataataataataataataataataataataataataataataataataataataataataataataataataataataataataataataatggtgaaaatATAACCTATATTacatcaccattatcaaatgaatcaTTAGAGTCAACAGAAGAGTGTTGCTTCTTTTTAGTTCATCTTCCAATAACTAAagatttgattttcaatcaattcaCTTGTctattaattcatttgttTCAAATTGAATACAAcaatacaataataattaataatgctacatcatcatcatcagtaaattctttaaataggtcatacaataatagtaataataataataataataactacaATAGTTACAATAATAGGGGtaataactataataataataatcaacaacaacaacaacaacaaaatccaaatttaaagattAGAGATTTAGAAGGATATCAAGATTGTTCACATTTAAAGAAACTGTGTTTAACAATCCATGATTATCTAACTCAATTATTACAACGTAATCCATTGATTTGGTATGACTCAATCATAAATTGGTCATTATCAacattaacaataataactaggttattaataattttaaaaaataataaatcacaacaacaacaacaacaacaacaacaacaacaacaacaacaacaacaacaacaacaacagcaacaacaaacgaaaaataaaacacaatttccaccaccaccaccaccaccattacgACAACCAATAACACCAATTTCAGCAATGGTTAGAGAAAGATtagatttttattcttttagaagtttattatcattagtCTTACATTTAACAagaatattttcaattgaaacttttattgaaaaatcaaatgttactcaatttttagatattaCTTCCaaaagtagtagtagtagtagtagtagtagtagtagtagtagtagtagtagtagtagtagtagtagtagtagtagtagtagtagtagtagtaaaacaataaaaccaaaaaaattaCCAATCTACGAATTAGGTTGGATCTTATGTCATTTAGGTAAAAAGAAtccatctttaattttaggtTTGACttttaatcattatttaaagaatattggtttgaatagtaataataataataataaggtAAATAGTAAATCCCAATATATTCAAGATATAAATTGTTTTCAAATATTGGAGTTTTTAGCATTACAACCAAGTTCttatttatcaataatatttcaacaacatattgataaaataatatctaatcataaaagtaataaaaataaaaataatacacaATTCTTAAAGGatataaaaacatttttaatgTTAATTACAAAAGATGATGTTTTTTTAAGTATTGGTTTACCAATAATTTTAGATAAATTATCTCCTTTTggaataaatcaatttgataataataataataataataataataataataataataataataataataataataataataataataataataataataataataataataataataataataataataataataataataataataaaaataataataataatagcattAAAGAGGATAATAGTAGTGAAAAAGATATAGAGTCCATAAAAGAGATATtggaaaaagttttattaggCAATTCACAAGTAATATCATTTTACTCCAAGAgaatattattagtattatacCATTGTTGTTTTGGTGATAGTAATGATATTACTTTTTCATCTTACTCTACCTCCACTTTGTTACAAATTAAGAATCAAACTAGATATAATGtatcaattaaattgttAACTTCTATTGTAAAGGATAGAttagaaaaacaattaataaacaaattatattcacccattttaaataataataataataataataataataataataataataataataataataataataataataataataataataataataataataataataataatcaacaacaacaacaacaatcacaagaaattgaaaatagtacattcataaataatttaaatcaagatgaaaatattactttttatttaaatcaaatccaatgtaataataataataataataataataataataataataataataataataaattaataaaagaaaagaataatataataataaaattaataagttTAATTGGAATGGATTCAATTTAttcatcattaataataCTGAATCATATTATTAGTAAATTGAAATCTAATCAAttcattcaatatttttatacaTTGGTAGAACAATTTCAAGCTGtaaattcaaatacaatagaattctttattaatgatttgtttaaatcaattgattctttctctcatgatgatttaataacattattaaataatcttttagAATTAGTTAAGattacaccaccaccatcatcatcatcaccttcgaatttatcaatttataatGAAACTTTGAAATGTATTTCAAGTAATTGGgtagttttattaaaattaattaaacatccaaatttaatagaatcaaataaaatgatgTCAATAGAAATATTATAtcattcttttaataatagatataataataataataataatagtcaatcaattcaacaattagaaattagtaataataataataatatcaaaaagaaagaaatataTCCATCAACATTATTATCAGATAAAGAAATGTTAGAAATTAGAgttttattagaaaaaattttaaatttaatatttaaaagttttaaagagaaaaatagttttgaaagattaaagaaatttgaaatttataaaaatttgt atttattaatttgtaatGGATCATCAGTTTATTTTTCAAgtacaattgatttaatactTGATAGTCTTTTTTCAAAGAAAACAGAtatgattattaaattaccaattttatGTGCACTTTCACCTGCAAATACTTTACCACCTCCAAATTATCCTGCAAATTTAGTAAATgctggtagtggtagtggtaattttggaaatggtgatgatgatgatgacgaatATGGAGATGATGAATATGGCGCAAATAGAAATGAAAAGGAAGAATTATACtttaaacaaattataaatccatcattaccattatcacAACCATTAATAATGTTGCCTATGCAATCATCCCTATTAGAAATAAACTATGaaagaaaatattatcattataaatttaatgatatgAATAATCCTAATCATATACCATTCacaaataaaccaaaaaatttaaagaaaagaattgaaaataatcaatcttCAGCAATTGAtacaactaataataataataaaaataatgaaatattaacatataaaaaacaaagaatgaaaaagaagaaacaGTCAATACAACAAaatggtaatattaataatgaacaacaacaagaagaagatgacAATGATGATGCTGATGATCAAAATGAACAAGATGATtatgaaaaatataatattttaaataatgaaaatgatttacaatcatttattaaatcattggTTTTatatgatggtggtggtggtagtggttttAATAATCATGGAGATATTAATGATAGATTACAAATTTTAACAAATCAATTCTTATTAAGAGTATCAAGTCCGTACCTTGAGCCATCATATGAAAACTATCAAGAGATATTACCAAAACAATCACATTATGAAAGAGATATTTTCATTAGGAATCTATTTCAACAAAATCCATTCCTTTATAGAGTATTAGAGATCATTTCAATCGATGGTAGAGAATTAACAAAATGTTTAGAAGTTATAAAGAGTCTATTAGTTAATGAAATCTCTTATTGGTACCAATGTAGAAACTCTTATTCGGaatcaccaattaaatcatcacATTATCATACTACAATTCTATTGGTAAAAGCTTTAATTAATGCTGAATTCATCATTCAtcctttaaatttatcattagaattatttgataaaattaaagctGAAGAAATATCTTACATTCTAACAAGTATTTggaattttataaaagattATCAACCTAATCCTTCACAAtatcaatcatcatcatcatcatcgtcatcatcatcaccaccatcaaataatacaatCATACCAACATTTAAAAGAGTTTTTAGTAATTGTAATACAACACCATACTCTTTAACTTTGAAAGCAATATTTCATAATcatattaaagaattatgtTTTCACTATGCTAGATTCTTtccaaaaaaatattattaa